One Drosophila ananassae strain 14024-0371.13 chromosome XR, ASM1763931v2, whole genome shotgun sequence genomic window, ATGCTTGAATATTATCGCAaagttatcattatttaattaaatctaaaTTCTTTTAcctatatatattcatatcacttatatatatatacatatatctatctatttaaaataaaataacaaaggACAAACCATAgcacaatcgaactcgatatcTCACGAGAGTATCGATATTCCGCCCTTTTTGACCGAGCACCCAGAATTATGTCTGTCACAAATCGAAGCCCAATTCGTTCTGGCCCAATTCGAGTCAATCGAAGCACCGGTACTGGCCCGAATTGCCGACGCCATCGTCAACCAACCAGGCACATGCAAGTACGAAAACTTAAAGTCGTGCATTTTGGAACGCTTCTGCCAAAGCGAGCATAAGAAAATCCAGAAGTTGATTTCGGAGACTGACCTTGTTGACACAACTGCTCAACGAGTTAAACGCACTCGCCGCAAACAAAGTTGACGAAACTTTCTTAAAAGCACTGTGGTTGCAGCGCCTACCAACACAAGTGCAAGCGATCTTGCAAGCATCGGACGCCTGCCTAGCAGATTTAGCTAAGTTGGCAGACAAAGTCATGGAAGTCGGCGATTTTCACCATATACGCACCGTTGACGCCAAATCGGCGCCACCCAGCAGCACCGTTTTCGACGAACGTCTAGACCGCATCGAGCAACAAATCAACGCGCTTTTCAAAAACCGTTACCGCAAGAACAGTTCATCCACATTAACGGATCGCAACAGCGTCCCGACTTCAGGCTTGTGTTGGTACCACAGCAAATTTGGCAACGCCCGCAAGAAATGTCGCCAACCGTGCTCGTTTTCATCCgaaccaaaaaactaaaacagtcTTCGTAATCGGCGGACAAATTCGAAGAAGACCACAACACAATTGCCCGCCTCGCCTTCAACGACAATTACTCCAAAACTCAATTTCTCATCGACACCGGCACCGACATTTCAGTGATGCCACCCTGAAGAATCGCAAAAACTATGCTCACTCCAAAGCTTCTTTTCGCCGCCAATGGTACGAAGATACAAACCTTTGGAGAAAAACGTATAACATTGTCGCTGGGATTGGGACGGAACTTCGTTTGGACCTTCGTATTAGCTGACGTCAGCTGCGCTATCATTGGAGCCGATTTCCTTCAACATTTCGACTTACTCGTCGATATGAAACGACGCAAACTCATCGATCGAGCTACGCTGCACGAATCAACATGTCACGCGCCTCAACGTAAAATCAACGCGATTTTATCCTACGACACGAGCAACCAATACGCTAGGTTGCTTCACGAATACCGCGATCTCGCAACGATCAACTCGAACCGGCTGCCAGCAGAGTCCGAAGTAACGCACTTCATCTCGACCAACGGCCCGCCTACTCACGCCCGTGCCCGACGACTAGCGTCCGACAAACTCAAAGCCGCACAAACTGAGTTCTTCTACCTCATCGAAAATGGAATATGTCGCTAGGTCGATAGATCGATACCCTATTCCGTACATACTGGATGTAACAAGCATCCTACACactaaaaagatattttcaaaaatcgacctGCAAAAAGCATATTACCAGATCCCTGTCGAACCACAAGATATTCCCAAAACAGCAATTATCACGCCTTTGGGGCTATTCGAATTCTTGTTCAAGACATTCGGCTTACGCAACGCAGCGCAAACTTTTCAGCGTCACATAAACAACGTAATGCAGGATCTCGACTTTGTTTTCGCATACATCGACGACATTTTGATCGCTTCAAAATCCGAGGAGCAGCACGAGACGCACCTCTGTACGACCCTTGACTGCATCTCGACCAACGGCCCGCCTACTCACGCCCGCGCCCGACGACTAGCGTCCGACAAACTCAAAGCCGCACAAACTGAGTTCTCCTACCTCATCGAAAAAGGAATATGTCGCTAGGTCGATAGATCGATACCCTATTCCGTACATACTGGATGTAACAAGCATCCTACACactaaaaagatattttcaaaaatcgacctGCAAAAAGCATATTACCAGATCCCTGTCGAACCACAAGATATTCCCAAAACAGCAATTATCACGCCTTTGGGGCTATTCGAATTCTTGTTCAAGACATTCGGCTTACGCAACGCAGCGCAAACTTTTCAGCGTCACATAAACAACGTAATGCAGGATCTCGACTTTGTTTTCGCATACATCGACGACATTCTGATCGCTTCAAAATCCGAGGAGCAGCACGAGACGCACCTCTGTACGACCCTTGACCGCCTTCGAAAGGCACATCTCACCGTGAACTCCGAGAAGTGCCAATTCGGTATATCACAACTCACGTTCCTGGGACATGACGTCAGCCAGCACGGTTTGAAACCATCCGAAGCCAAAGTGGAAGCCATCCTCCACTTAAAAAAACCGCTTATAgctaaagatttaaaaaagtttctgTCGGCCGTTTATCCCACGTGCTGCTGATAACCAACACATACTCCAGACGCTAATCCAAGGCAATAAAAAGATCGACAAAACCCCGACTCTGGTTTACAGAAGCCGACCACGCATTCGACGCCTACAAGAACGAGCTTGCAACCGCTACGTTGCGGAGCTACATGGCACCTAACTCGCAATTAGCACTAACCACCGATGCCTCCGATGACGCCATGGGTGCCGTGTTACATCAGATTGTCAACGAGCAGACGCAACCCCTGGGTTTCTTCTCCAAAAAATTCACACCGACGCAAAAGAAGTACAGCACCTACGATAGAGAACTGACTGCCATCTATCAGGCCATTTTGACCTTCAAGTTCGGATTGGAGGGCagaaactttataattttcaccGACCACAAGCCGCTGATGTACGCTTTCAATCAAAACTGCGAGAAAGCATCACCGCGACGCACGCGCCGACTGGATTTCATCAGCCAATTCAGTACCGATATCCGGCACATCACAGGAGAGGAAAACAACGTGGCTGATCTTCTCTCACGCATCGAAGCCATCAAACATATCGACTTCGACGAGATGGCACTGGAACAGGAAAACGACGACAAACTACAATCGG contains:
- the LOC123257608 gene encoding uncharacterized protein LOC123257608, with the protein product MLTPKLLFAANGTKIQTFGEKRITLSLGLGRNFVWTFVLADVSCAIIGADFLQHFDLLVDMKRRKLIDRATLHESTCHAPQRKINAILSYDTSNQYARLLHEYRDLATINSNRLPAESEVTHFISTNGPPTHARARRLASDKLKAAQTEFFYLIENGICR